A DNA window from Candidatus Bathyarchaeia archaeon contains the following coding sequences:
- a CDS encoding FAD-dependent oxidoreductase, with protein sequence MLKAEVQDKFLRSPEDLKRLRGEILRKQSSDRRIRVKVHLGTCGISAGAFEVWKRLHDEISARGLGDRVVLSKAGCIGMCSMEPNITVILPSGEAATYKEVTPDRAWSIVEEHLAGGQPVKDYLLNPDDPFVKFQVRRVLRNQDIDPMNIEDYIARDGYLALAKAITEMSPEDVINEIDRSGLRGRGGAGFRTGLKWKFARAAYGDQKYVVCNADEGDPGAYMNRAVLEGNPHSVIEGMAIAGYAIGASKGYIYVRAEYPLAVETLEHAIKQARRYGLLGRGILGTKFDFDIEICLGAGAFVCGEETALLASLMGKRGSPRPRPPFPAQKGLLDKPTVINNVETLSITPAIILYGAQWFREVGSERSPGTKTFCLVGKATKSGIVEVPLGTPLGTLVLDIAGGPKGGKKFKAVLIGGPSGGCLSAEHLNTPVEYETMDALGAIMGSGGLVVLDEDDCMVDIAKFFLEFTKDESCGKCTPCRAGIPQMLQLLDKIRRGEGTVEDLSLLEDLALMIKATSLCGLGQTAPNPVLTTLRYFRDEYLAHILEKRCPAAVCQALFESPCQHVCPLGLDVPGYIALIKEGRLEDSYRLIKAELPFPSVCGRVCHAPCEGKCRRSQIDEPISIRHLKRFVSDYALEHGIEYNPKAKEGRGEKVAIIGAGPAGLTCAYYLALEGYKAVVFEALEAPGGLLRWGIPEYRLPKNILQKEIRELEKLGVEIRTKSRVDDIERLFSEGYKAIFIATGAHRGIKLGIPGEDLQGVYDALDFLKRVNSGEEVKIGKRVAVIGGGNAAIDSARVALRKGAEVHLFYRRERKDMPAIEEEIVAAEEEGVKFHFLTTPVEIIGKGGKVKAIRLVRMRLGEFDRSARRKAEPIEGSEFAFEVDSVIEAIGQAPDLAFLERAGVKLTKGGLVSVDPRTLMTSRRGVFAGGDAVTGPATVTEAMAAGKRAAFSIKAFLEGMERALEVRYGAEEIEIPSVPPPDEEITEKPRAEPVKIPLERRVKTFEEVMKNYDRERAIEEASRCLRCDLKTE encoded by the coding sequence ATGCTTAAGGCGGAAGTTCAAGATAAGTTCCTCCGCTCCCCTGAGGATCTAAAGAGACTTAGGGGGGAGATCCTGAGGAAGCAATCGTCGGACAGGAGGATCAGGGTAAAGGTCCACTTGGGGACATGCGGGATCTCCGCTGGCGCGTTCGAGGTTTGGAAAAGGCTCCATGATGAGATAAGCGCTAGGGGCCTCGGGGATAGGGTCGTTCTTTCGAAGGCCGGTTGCATAGGCATGTGTAGCATGGAGCCCAACATCACCGTGATCTTGCCCTCCGGCGAAGCGGCAACGTATAAGGAGGTGACGCCGGATAGGGCTTGGAGTATAGTCGAGGAGCATTTGGCCGGAGGCCAACCGGTCAAGGATTACCTATTGAATCCGGACGATCCATTCGTCAAATTCCAAGTCAGGAGGGTCCTGAGGAACCAAGACATAGATCCCATGAATATAGAGGATTATATTGCCCGGGATGGATATCTGGCTTTGGCGAAGGCCATAACGGAGATGAGTCCGGAGGATGTCATAAACGAGATTGATAGATCCGGGCTGAGGGGGCGAGGCGGCGCCGGGTTTAGGACAGGGCTGAAGTGGAAGTTCGCTAGGGCCGCATATGGGGATCAGAAATACGTGGTTTGCAATGCAGACGAGGGCGATCCAGGGGCCTACATGAACCGAGCAGTTCTGGAGGGAAACCCTCACTCCGTTATAGAGGGGATGGCGATAGCCGGATATGCCATAGGGGCCAGCAAGGGCTACATCTACGTCAGGGCCGAATATCCCTTGGCCGTGGAGACATTGGAACATGCCATAAAGCAGGCTAGGCGCTATGGGCTTTTGGGCAGGGGCATATTGGGCACGAAATTCGATTTCGACATCGAGATCTGCCTCGGGGCCGGTGCCTTCGTTTGCGGCGAGGAAACGGCCCTGTTGGCATCGCTAATGGGGAAGAGGGGATCCCCGAGGCCCAGGCCCCCGTTCCCAGCCCAGAAGGGTCTCTTGGATAAGCCAACCGTGATCAATAATGTAGAAACGCTGTCCATAACGCCGGCGATAATCCTATATGGGGCCCAATGGTTCAGGGAGGTGGGCAGCGAGAGAAGCCCGGGGACCAAGACCTTCTGCCTAGTTGGGAAGGCGACGAAGAGCGGCATAGTTGAGGTACCCCTTGGCACACCATTAGGGACTTTGGTGCTCGATATAGCGGGCGGACCCAAGGGCGGGAAGAAGTTCAAGGCCGTTTTGATAGGGGGACCATCCGGCGGATGCCTATCGGCCGAGCATTTGAATACTCCAGTTGAATATGAAACAATGGACGCACTCGGCGCGATAATGGGCTCCGGCGGCCTCGTCGTCCTCGATGAGGACGATTGCATGGTGGATATCGCGAAGTTCTTCCTCGAGTTTACCAAGGACGAGTCCTGCGGCAAATGTACCCCTTGCAGGGCTGGGATACCGCAGATGTTGCAATTGCTCGATAAGATCAGGCGCGGGGAGGGCACGGTTGAGGACTTGAGCCTCTTGGAGGATTTAGCCCTCATGATAAAGGCGACATCGCTTTGCGGTCTCGGCCAAACCGCCCCGAACCCGGTCCTAACGACCCTTAGGTATTTCAGGGATGAGTACTTGGCCCACATCCTCGAGAAGAGGTGCCCCGCGGCCGTTTGCCAAGCGCTCTTCGAATCCCCATGCCAGCACGTATGCCCCTTGGGCTTGGATGTGCCCGGCTATATAGCGTTGATAAAAGAGGGGAGGCTCGAGGATTCCTATCGGCTGATAAAGGCCGAGTTGCCGTTCCCATCGGTTTGCGGCAGGGTTTGCCATGCGCCTTGCGAAGGCAAATGCCGGCGGAGCCAGATAGACGAGCCCATTTCCATAAGGCATCTGAAAAGGTTCGTCTCCGATTACGCTCTTGAGCATGGGATCGAGTATAACCCCAAGGCCAAGGAGGGTAGGGGGGAGAAGGTCGCCATAATAGGCGCCGGCCCCGCCGGCTTAACGTGCGCCTATTATTTGGCCTTGGAGGGCTATAAGGCGGTAGTATTCGAGGCCCTCGAGGCTCCCGGCGGACTCCTTAGATGGGGCATTCCGGAATACCGCTTGCCCAAGAACATCCTCCAAAAGGAGATCCGGGAGCTGGAGAAGCTTGGGGTGGAGATAAGGACCAAATCCCGAGTGGATGATATAGAGAGGCTTTTCTCGGAGGGATATAAGGCGATCTTCATAGCAACCGGCGCCCATAGGGGCATCAAGCTCGGGATCCCCGGCGAGGATTTGCAGGGGGTTTACGACGCGTTGGATTTCCTCAAGCGGGTGAACTCCGGCGAGGAGGTGAAGATCGGCAAAAGGGTCGCCGTTATAGGTGGAGGGAACGCCGCGATCGATTCGGCCAGAGTGGCCCTTAGGAAGGGCGCAGAGGTCCACCTCTTCTATAGGAGGGAGAGGAAGGATATGCCGGCCATAGAGGAGGAGATAGTCGCCGCGGAGGAGGAGGGGGTGAAGTTCCACTTCCTAACCACCCCGGTGGAGATTATCGGCAAAGGGGGCAAGGTGAAGGCTATAAGGCTCGTCAGGATGCGCCTCGGGGAGTTCGATAGGAGCGCGAGGAGGAAGGCCGAGCCGATAGAGGGATCGGAGTTCGCGTTCGAGGTCGATTCCGTAATAGAGGCGATTGGACAAGCTCCGGATCTGGCATTTTTGGAGAGGGCCGGTGTTAAATTGACCAAGGGGGGATTGGTTTCGGTCGACCCGAGGACATTAATGACGAGCCGCAGGGGGGTCTTCGCGGGCGGCGATGCCGTAACGGGTCCGGCGACCGTCACGGAGGCAATGGCTGCTGGGAAGAGGGCTGCCTTCTCGATAAAGGCCTTCTTGGAGGGCATGGAGAGAGCCCTAGAGGTTAGGTATGGGGCCGAGGAGATCGAGATCCCATCGGTTCCGCCTCCCGATGAGGAGATAACCGAGAAGCCAAGGGCGGAGCCCGTTAAGATACCGCTGGAGAGGAGGGTTAAGACGTTCGAGGAGGTTATGAAGAACTATGATAGGGAGAGGGCCATCGAGGAGGCCAGCAGATGCCTGAGGTGCGATCTGAAAACGGAGTGA
- a CDS encoding NAD(P)H-dependent oxidoreductase subunit E — MKLADLERMGDLGELIKELTELDRIIGEYRDEPGSLMFTIRRIQDLFGYVPLSALRRLSEKSKIPLSELIGIVSFYSFFSTTPKGEHTIKVCLGTSCYVRGGEKVLNFLSKELKLEPGGTSADGKFSLEAVRCLGCCGLSPVVAIDDKVYTRVSPNKMRGILREYA, encoded by the coding sequence TTGAAACTCGCCGATTTGGAGAGGATGGGGGACCTAGGGGAGCTCATAAAAGAACTAACCGAGCTGGATAGGATAATCGGCGAATATAGGGATGAGCCGGGATCCTTGATGTTCACCATAAGGAGGATCCAAGACCTGTTTGGATATGTCCCGCTGTCGGCGCTGAGGAGGTTGTCGGAGAAATCCAAGATCCCATTGAGCGAATTGATCGGCATAGTGAGCTTCTACAGCTTCTTCTCAACTACGCCGAAGGGGGAGCATACAATCAAGGTTTGCTTGGGAACCTCCTGCTACGTGAGGGGCGGAGAGAAGGTACTCAACTTCCTCAGCAAGGAGCTCAAGCTAGAGCCCGGAGGCACGAGCGCGGATGGCAAATTCTCCTTGGAGGCCGTGCGTTGCTTGGGATGCTGCGGCCTTTCCCCGGTCGTCGCCATAGACGATAAGGTGTATACTAGGGTTAGCCCGAACAAGATGAGGGGGATCTTGAGGGAATATGCTTAA
- a CDS encoding PhoU domain-containing protein — protein MGFEMERRRIQLVGRSTLTVSLPASWVKRVGLKKGDLVLLSPEKDGSLRIFQSPGVATKDISSTLIINSDLCRDKGLIGRLITAGYVKGFDVIKIVSPNRIDGESLEAIREAEIKLIGLSIIEETPSSVVLQCSMNPALFPMDVVIHRLYSLFSTILDDALKALMDSNVELAKEAQRREREANRIYALILRLLNQAQANPAISQRIGIYDSGSILSIVLIANVLERMADWANKVAGDVIRIEASGGWVSDRIKARIWEYSNKIKGVCDMVMKSAFNYDSKMANAAINLFEEYSKEAYDIIDDLPIENIYHGFGELRHIVLALHRIGEISISIAEAAIDSAVEKDGLCKIETRGPDSRDADGIE, from the coding sequence TTGGGTTTCGAAATGGAGAGGCGCAGGATTCAGTTGGTTGGGCGGTCCACGTTGACCGTTTCCCTGCCGGCCAGTTGGGTCAAAAGGGTTGGGCTTAAGAAGGGGGACCTCGTGCTTCTCTCCCCCGAGAAGGATGGTTCGCTGAGGATATTCCAAAGCCCGGGAGTGGCCACCAAGGACATTTCGAGCACCTTGATAATAAATTCCGATCTTTGCCGGGACAAGGGCCTCATTGGGAGGCTGATAACCGCAGGCTATGTCAAGGGATTCGATGTCATAAAGATCGTTTCGCCGAATAGGATCGATGGGGAGAGCCTCGAGGCCATCCGCGAGGCGGAGATCAAGTTGATCGGGCTCAGCATAATAGAGGAAACTCCATCCAGCGTTGTGCTCCAATGCTCCATGAATCCCGCGCTCTTCCCAATGGATGTGGTGATCCATCGCCTCTATTCCCTCTTCTCCACTATTTTGGACGATGCGCTCAAGGCCCTGATGGATTCCAATGTCGAATTGGCCAAGGAAGCCCAGAGGCGAGAACGGGAGGCCAATAGGATCTACGCTCTGATCCTGAGGCTTTTGAACCAAGCCCAAGCGAATCCGGCTATATCCCAAAGGATCGGCATATACGACTCCGGGAGCATCCTTTCCATAGTCCTCATCGCAAATGTCTTGGAGAGGATGGCGGACTGGGCCAATAAGGTAGCCGGGGATGTCATAAGGATAGAGGCTTCAGGAGGATGGGTGAGCGATAGGATCAAGGCCCGAATATGGGAGTATAGTAATAAAATAAAGGGCGTTTGCGATATGGTTATGAAGAGCGCGTTCAATTACGACAGCAAGATGGCGAATGCGGCCATAAACCTATTCGAGGAATACTCAAAGGAGGCGTACGATATAATCGATGACCTACCGATTGAGAATATTTACCATGGATTCGGGGAATTGAGGCACATCGTCCTAGCCCTCCATAGGATCGGCGAAATATCCATTTCGATAGCAGAGGCCGCCATAGACAGCGCCGTGGAAAAGGATGGTTTATGCAAAATCGAAACGCGCGGGCCGGATTCTAGGGATGCTGATGGAATTGAATGA
- the hdrC gene encoding CoB--CoM heterodisulfide reductase subunit C produces MGRMDVMIDDALEKAFRERVAKKFGMKKGSMSLAIEEAIREWMKSEEEAKGAEEAKAKIPLEHAEEAPLPSPEFAKEIIRASGENINKCIQCGNCVASCPSGRITAYNSRRIIRKASMGYKDEVLRSIELWLCTTCYTCVERCPRKIDVVSAILTMRNIAVENGWMLDPHKVVSMNLIKTGHAVPIDQATREKRKELGLSELPPTVHQYEGALLDVQQLLKETGFSDLIEKAQPQKAASA; encoded by the coding sequence ATGGGCCGAATGGACGTCATGATAGACGACGCGTTGGAGAAGGCCTTCAGGGAGAGGGTAGCCAAGAAATTCGGCATGAAGAAGGGCAGCATGAGCTTGGCCATAGAGGAGGCGATCCGCGAATGGATGAAATCCGAGGAGGAGGCCAAGGGGGCCGAGGAGGCCAAGGCCAAAATTCCCTTGGAACATGCAGAGGAGGCTCCATTGCCCTCGCCCGAGTTCGCCAAGGAGATAATAAGGGCGAGCGGGGAGAACATCAACAAATGCATCCAATGCGGGAACTGCGTCGCATCTTGTCCATCCGGCAGGATCACGGCCTACAATTCGAGGAGGATAATCAGGAAGGCGTCCATGGGATATAAGGATGAAGTCCTGAGGAGCATTGAACTCTGGCTCTGCACAACTTGCTACACATGCGTCGAGAGATGTCCTCGGAAGATAGACGTCGTGAGCGCGATACTAACCATGCGGAACATAGCCGTTGAGAACGGGTGGATGTTGGATCCCCATAAAGTGGTTTCGATGAACTTGATAAAGACGGGTCACGCGGTCCCGATCGATCAGGCTACGAGGGAGAAGCGCAAGGAGCTGGGCCTCAGCGAGCTCCCGCCGACGGTCCACCAATATGAGGGGGCCCTTCTCGACGTCCAACAGCTGTTAAAGGAAACGGGGTTCTCCGATTTGATAGAGAAGGCCCAGCCGCAAAAGGCGGCATCGGCCTAA
- the hdrB gene encoding CoB--CoM heterodisulfide reductase subunit B, with protein MGKKYAIFLGCLIPNRYPGIEAAARKVLPRIGIELADMSGASCCPAPGVVKSFSRPAWLAIAARNLCIAEEMGLDVLTFCNGCYGTLLDANHDLKADKALRDSVNSKLKEVGKVFKGSIGVRHLAEVLMKEVTPEGIRRAVTKPLGLKAAVHYGCHLIKPKVLREWVGSAERPTFLDVLTEALGAESVEWEDKMACCGAGGGVRSAVLDVSLRMLNRKLLSAKEAGADFILNVCPFCHLQFDRGQIELQRLYGLQPYNMPVLHYVQALGLAMGYGPHELGVDMNFVGADRVLSKLS; from the coding sequence TTGGGAAAGAAATACGCTATATTTCTCGGGTGTTTGATTCCGAATAGGTATCCCGGCATAGAGGCCGCCGCTAGGAAGGTCCTGCCGAGGATCGGCATAGAGCTGGCGGATATGAGCGGGGCTTCTTGCTGCCCGGCCCCAGGGGTCGTTAAATCCTTCAGCCGCCCCGCTTGGCTAGCCATAGCGGCTAGGAACCTTTGCATAGCCGAGGAGATGGGTTTGGATGTGTTGACCTTTTGCAATGGTTGCTATGGAACCCTCCTCGATGCGAACCACGACCTCAAGGCCGATAAGGCGCTTAGGGATTCCGTTAATTCGAAATTGAAAGAGGTGGGGAAGGTCTTCAAGGGATCGATTGGCGTAAGGCATCTGGCCGAGGTCCTGATGAAAGAGGTAACCCCCGAGGGGATAAGGAGGGCCGTCACGAAGCCCTTGGGCTTGAAGGCCGCCGTCCATTATGGTTGCCATTTGATAAAGCCCAAGGTCTTAAGGGAATGGGTGGGCAGCGCCGAGAGGCCGACCTTCTTGGATGTGTTGACGGAGGCCCTCGGTGCCGAGAGCGTGGAATGGGAGGACAAGATGGCGTGTTGCGGGGCCGGCGGCGGCGTTCGCTCCGCGGTCTTGGACGTTTCCTTGAGGATGCTGAACCGGAAGCTCCTTAGCGCCAAAGAGGCGGGCGCCGATTTCATACTAAACGTCTGCCCCTTCTGCCACCTCCAATTCGATAGGGGACAGATCGAATTGCAAAGGCTATACGGCTTACAACCATACAACATGCCGGTTCTCCATTACGTCCAAGCCCTCGGCCTAGCCATGGGCTACGGCCCCCATGAGTTGGGCGTGGATATGAATTTCGTTGGGGCGGATCGCGTATTGAGCAAGCTCTCCTGA
- a CDS encoding CoB--CoM heterodisulfide reductase iron-sulfur subunit A family protein translates to MNDPEGDLKIGVYVCHCGKNIADVVDVKEVADFASRLPGVEVARDYLHMCDDVGQEMISNDIRELGINRVVVAACSPKVHELTFRDTLRKAGLNPYLLEIANIREQCSWVHRSDPDRATEKAKDLVKMAVAKARWLIPLETRTIEVARSALVIGGGIAGIQAALDIADNGYQVYLVEKSPSLGGRMGQWSKVFPTMDCAACILTPKMVSVAQHPNIKLFTNSELIEASGSLGNFSVKIRKRPRYVNEDKCTACGLCAQKCPVRVPNEIDFGMSSRKAIYITSPNAVPLAYSIDGENCLYLKKGICRVCERICEAKAIEFDQKEEILELKVGSIIVAIGYDPFDPTPLEEYGFGRYKDVITGPMLERMTDPMGPTGGAILRPSTGKPPRKVAFIQCVGSRDARFNLYCSRVCCMYAIKDSLIIKEQSPESDVYIFYMDIRAFGKGYEEFYLRSQEAGVKFIRGKVSSIREDPRTHELVLRYEDTLLGTALEDSFDLVVLSVGQVPRADTEAISKILGIPRSTDGFLMEAHPKLRPNDAVVDGIYLAGSAQYPKDIPDAVAQASGAAARALIPLSMGRVEVEPLSPLINEDRCGGCGVCIKLCPYGALKLEARGDKMVAKVDEVLCKGCGTCAAACPSGAARPRMFTEEQILSMISSAAK, encoded by the coding sequence ATGAACGATCCCGAAGGGGATTTGAAGATAGGCGTATATGTATGCCATTGCGGCAAGAACATAGCCGATGTTGTTGATGTTAAAGAGGTTGCCGATTTCGCCTCAAGGCTGCCGGGCGTTGAGGTGGCAAGGGATTACCTCCACATGTGCGATGACGTTGGCCAAGAGATGATATCGAATGATATAAGGGAGTTGGGCATAAATAGGGTCGTTGTGGCGGCTTGCTCCCCGAAGGTCCATGAGCTCACCTTCAGGGACACCTTGAGGAAGGCAGGGCTTAACCCATACCTGTTGGAGATAGCCAACATAAGGGAGCAATGCTCTTGGGTCCATCGCTCGGATCCGGATAGGGCAACGGAGAAGGCCAAGGACCTCGTCAAGATGGCCGTCGCCAAGGCGAGGTGGTTGATCCCACTCGAGACGAGGACCATTGAGGTGGCGAGGAGCGCGCTGGTGATAGGCGGAGGGATCGCAGGCATTCAGGCCGCGTTGGATATAGCGGATAATGGCTATCAAGTATACTTGGTGGAGAAGAGCCCGAGCCTCGGCGGGAGGATGGGGCAATGGTCCAAGGTCTTCCCAACGATGGATTGCGCGGCTTGTATATTAACACCAAAGATGGTCAGCGTTGCACAGCATCCCAATATCAAATTATTTACAAACTCGGAACTGATCGAAGCCTCGGGATCATTGGGAAATTTCTCGGTCAAGATAAGGAAGAGGCCAAGATATGTAAATGAGGATAAGTGTACAGCATGCGGGCTTTGCGCCCAAAAATGCCCCGTAAGGGTCCCGAACGAGATCGACTTCGGGATGAGCTCTAGGAAGGCCATATACATAACATCCCCGAACGCAGTCCCGTTGGCCTATTCCATAGATGGGGAGAATTGCCTCTACCTTAAGAAGGGGATCTGTAGGGTTTGCGAAAGGATCTGTGAAGCAAAGGCGATAGAATTCGATCAAAAGGAGGAAATCCTCGAGCTGAAGGTGGGCAGCATCATAGTCGCCATTGGATACGATCCCTTCGACCCTACACCGTTGGAGGAATATGGATTCGGAAGATATAAAGATGTTATAACAGGACCGATGCTGGAGCGCATGACCGATCCCATGGGCCCGACCGGCGGCGCTATCTTAAGGCCCTCGACGGGCAAGCCGCCTAGAAAGGTCGCTTTTATACAATGCGTTGGATCTAGGGATGCGAGGTTCAATTTATATTGCTCCAGGGTTTGTTGCATGTACGCCATAAAGGATTCATTGATAATAAAGGAGCAATCCCCCGAATCCGACGTATACATATTCTATATGGATATAAGGGCCTTCGGAAAGGGATATGAGGAGTTTTACCTAAGAAGCCAAGAGGCTGGGGTGAAGTTCATAAGGGGAAAGGTCTCAAGCATACGCGAGGATCCGAGGACCCATGAGCTCGTGCTCAGATATGAGGATACCCTGTTGGGCACAGCGCTCGAGGATTCCTTCGACCTAGTGGTCCTTTCGGTTGGGCAGGTCCCAAGGGCGGATACGGAGGCCATCAGCAAGATCTTGGGCATACCTCGCAGCACGGATGGATTCCTCATGGAGGCCCACCCGAAGCTGAGGCCCAATGACGCTGTGGTCGATGGCATCTACCTCGCAGGATCGGCCCAGTACCCGAAGGATATCCCGGATGCTGTCGCCCAAGCCAGCGGGGCCGCGGCTAGGGCCCTGATACCGCTCAGCATGGGCCGAGTGGAGGTGGAACCCCTAAGCCCCTTGATAAACGAGGATCGATGCGGTGGCTGCGGAGTTTGCATCAAGCTCTGCCCATATGGGGCCTTGAAGCTAGAGGCAAGAGGCGATAAGATGGTGGCGAAGGTGGATGAGGTGCTTTGCAAGGGCTGCGGCACCTGCGCGGCCGCCTGCCCATCGGGCGCGGCGAGGCCTAGGATGTTCACGGAGGAGCAGATCCTCTCGATGATAAGCTCGGCCGCTAAGTAG
- a CDS encoding hydrogenase iron-sulfur subunit: MVDDRKGDWFEPKILGFLCNWCSYAAADLAGMSRMEYPPNIRCIRVMCSGRVEPSFVLEALKEGYDGVLIAGCHPPSDCHYQSGNLKARRRYYLLRKLLKEFGINPDRVRLEWASASEGQRFAEIVKDFTERLRRLGPNPLKVS, from the coding sequence TTGGTTGATGATCGAAAGGGGGATTGGTTCGAGCCGAAGATACTTGGGTTCCTATGCAATTGGTGCTCCTACGCAGCAGCGGACCTAGCTGGGATGAGCAGGATGGAGTATCCGCCGAACATCAGATGCATAAGGGTCATGTGCTCGGGAAGGGTCGAGCCGAGCTTCGTGCTCGAGGCCCTCAAGGAGGGCTACGATGGGGTCCTCATAGCCGGTTGCCATCCGCCCTCCGATTGTCATTACCAAAGCGGGAACCTGAAGGCGAGGAGGCGCTATTACCTGCTCCGGAAACTCCTGAAGGAGTTCGGCATCAATCCGGATAGGGTTAGGTTGGAATGGGCATCGGCATCAGAGGGCCAAAGATTCGCCGAGATAGTGAAGGACTTCACCGAGCGCCTGAGGAGGTTGGGCCCGAACCCCCTGAAGGTGAGCTAA
- a CDS encoding oxidoreductase, whose protein sequence is MGRDVLNLAIGLGATCSGCDVTIVDLAEYLPKVLSSVNIVFWPTAADLKLKDLEAMGDGSIDLALYHGAIVNEENAEIARLLRRKSKLMVAFGSCACFGGIPGLANLAAKDILLETVYGTPSTDNPRGIKPQGEAVVGGYRMAVPKRLDAVLPLSGVAEVDYSIPGCPPQTSQVRDAFKAILSGNLPPKGSIIGPAKNLCDECPRKREEKSIPKIVRSHEIIADQERCLLDQGLLCMGPATRAGCGAKCIKANMRCEGCMGPPDGVRDQGAKMLSTIASILGLEGEDRMSEEEVARLMEGIADPVGLLYLFSLPSSILRRKLGEV, encoded by the coding sequence TTGGGGCGGGATGTATTGAATTTGGCGATTGGGTTGGGGGCCACCTGCTCGGGATGCGATGTCACCATAGTGGACCTTGCGGAGTATCTCCCCAAGGTCTTAAGCTCAGTTAACATAGTGTTCTGGCCCACCGCCGCCGATCTGAAGCTCAAGGACCTAGAGGCCATGGGGGATGGGTCCATAGACCTCGCCCTTTACCATGGGGCGATAGTGAACGAGGAGAATGCGGAGATAGCAAGGTTGCTCAGGAGAAAATCCAAGTTGATGGTGGCCTTTGGATCCTGCGCCTGCTTCGGCGGGATACCGGGCTTGGCGAACCTAGCCGCCAAGGACATATTGCTCGAAACGGTTTACGGGACCCCTAGCACGGATAACCCAAGGGGGATCAAGCCGCAGGGCGAGGCCGTCGTGGGCGGGTATAGGATGGCTGTGCCAAAGAGGCTCGATGCCGTCCTGCCCTTGAGCGGGGTAGCGGAGGTCGATTATTCAATACCGGGATGCCCCCCGCAGACCTCCCAAGTGAGGGATGCCTTCAAGGCCATATTATCCGGCAATCTTCCGCCCAAGGGCTCCATCATCGGCCCGGCCAAGAACCTTTGCGACGAATGTCCGAGGAAGAGGGAGGAGAAATCAATACCCAAGATAGTGAGGTCACATGAAATAATCGCGGATCAGGAGAGATGCCTCTTGGATCAGGGCCTCCTCTGCATGGGCCCGGCCACGAGGGCGGGCTGCGGCGCCAAATGCATCAAGGCCAATATGAGGTGCGAGGGATGCATGGGGCCCCCGGATGGGGTCAGGGATCAGGGGGCCAAGATGCTTAGCACCATAGCCTCCATCCTCGGGTTGGAGGGCGAGGATAGAATGTCCGAAGAGGAGGTCGCGAGGCTCATGGAGGGCATCGCGGATCCCGTGGGCCTCCTATATCTATTCAGCTTGCCCTCCTCGATCCTGCGCAGGAAGCTGGGGGAGGTGTGA